DNA sequence from the Dunckerocampus dactyliophorus isolate RoL2022-P2 chromosome 4, RoL_Ddac_1.1, whole genome shotgun sequence genome:
GCTCGGAGGATGCAGGAGTTGGAGCTACGCAGCCAGCTGGGCACCTCTCCCACCTGGATGTCCCTGTTTGAGGAGAACCACCCTAACAGCGCCGCTCACCCTCGCCCATGTACCTCTCGCCTGCCGAGCCACAGTCCTCTGAATCCTCACCGCCACTCCCGGAGCCCTGTGAGCCCCCAGCGAGGTCTTCTGTCCTCGGACGCCAGCCTGACGTCAGACAGCGACAGCCACTGCAGCACCAGTCCCTGCTCTCGCCACCATGGCTGGCCCGAACCCTCCCAGAACTTCTCCCTCTTGACGTCCTCCCCTTCTCGCCTGAGGCCTCGTACGCTGTCGCTGGATGCCAAACTCAGTACTTTACGAGGGAGGGGTTACGCAGGCGGTGGGGCCTTTCACTGCCCCTGCCAGCCTCCCGCCACATCTCGGTCACCGCTGTCACAGCGCAGCACGCAGACCACGCTGTCCTGCTCCAGCTCCACCTCCAGTAACAGCTCCAGCAACAGCGAGGGCGGACACAGCCCGGAGTCCTCTGAGTGCACCGCCTTCTCTCGGCCCTCGCCGGCTCGGCGAAGCCTCAGGAACCTCAGGGCCAGACTAGACCCCCGCAACTGGCTCCAAAGTCAGGTGTGACCTCCTGAGTGGGCTCATCCATAACCATGTGACCCAGTCTCATGAGATTGTCGGGAGAGTGGTTCATAAGGCTCCGCCCGTAAGGACAAACTGGAATGTTCTCTAAGACAAGACTGGTGCCAATCACTAGGACGCCCCAGTCCAAACACTTCAAATGGGAGGTACTCACCCACTTTGACAGAGTTCGCTGCTTGGGAGCACCCTTCTACCTTCACCTACATTCAACTGGAAGATCCTTTTTTGAACAGTTTGCCTTCCTGGCTTCCCATTCTTTGTGTCTCATCATCCATTTGCAGTACTTTTTGGACTAATTCATGTGTTTTCTAACAAAGCTCTTTTTTTGTATGCAACCAAGTCAAAGCATGTGATAGAATGCATTTAAAAGCTTATCTCTTTCCAAGACTGTGATGTCTATTTAATGATGATAATATTCTCACATGTATGATCTCCTACCCACCACGCTTAGTTCAGGCTTTTTTTGCATGACTTGCGTAAAAGAATTTGGtctatttaatttaattgcacACTTGGCCGGTCATTACTGTGATGCCTACACTTTGGTTATTTCCAGTAGTATGAGGATGAAAAGAAAAAGTATCATTACAAGTAAAGAAATATTTCAAAGTTTTAAAGAAATCAAGTTATAATTATACAagaatcaaaaataaaataaaacatattacagggaaaaagtcacaatattataatGAAGTTTCAAATGTTTTAGACAAAGGTTAGTTTTCCAAGAACAACGTTGAATTTTTGTTCAATAATAACAAGATAAGACGATGAGGAAGAAAGTAAGGTCTCAGACTGTCCAAGATGGATATAACTGCAACAGTCTGAGACCAGCAGCATTTCAGGACCTTCCATATCCAGTACTTTATTCATCAGGTAATACCATTCAGCATTTGTAGTTTTTCCCACCtccaaaatattcaaatttctttttccaaaattgtgcattttttctcagattattccaactttattctcatagaattccgatttgttttgttttgaaaatgacttttttcatgtcattattttcagtgtggccctaatactcctttGTAATTTAGAAACTTGAACGCACCCTTAATAAAGTACTGCATTAAACATTTAATAGgtcacctttttttaaatttaatatgATTTatcatgttcatttttttcacCAGGAAAaatttatttcacttttgtcTGCACCATTTTGTTTAAAAGTCCAATTGAATTGAGTAAAAAGCCGTACTTCATTCTTGCAATGCGAACCATATATCTGCTGATTCATGAATGATAAGACATAAACATATCTGTAGTTCCCTGGTGGAACAACGTTCTGTAAGCGTCAGTGGTCGCCTGCAGAAAGTAAAATAGTTGGGTTGCGCTCATCTTGGACATTCATTTTTACTGTTACCATCCCAAATGCTTGCAAGCAGCATTTGttactgtactttatttttttaaggtctaaatgttgtttcttttttgttaacACTATGATTATTTGCATCTATATTGTCTGATACTGTAGAATTATCATAagctatgacatcatcatcatcatcatcataaattGTGCTGACAGTGAGAACCGTGCAAGAGTTCACTGTACTGACAGGCTTTGAGTTCTGCATGTAAACCATCCGAGGAGACATGAGAAATGTGGGGATCAAAaatgagtaataataatattaataaatgttttattgatttaaCAAGGACTGACATCAGTTGTGTTGGTATTAAATATGCAATGCAGCCTCTGTTTATaggtaaaaatatacatatatcaaCAACTACCATACTACATTGTATTGTAATATTAATTATTCAGAATAACCAACAATAGGGATGAGCATAATCAATGAGTTTAttaaatcagtggtccccaacccccgggccgtgggtcatttggtaccgggcggcacagaaagaaaaaataatttccattatttcatttttgttttattttgaaaagtggacggattctctctgttacatccgtctcacttgacgcatgtccattgtgcgtgtgctaactttatctcacgccgcacagatagactactactgtatttttaccatttttctttcagctcatatttggtctcaaatgctgatactatgtgggaatgcataaaggtaagttttgatgacttattgagtgctaatgtgcacatttgtctcaagttaattcatgctagcacgctGCCTTTTAACACAtacgtcaaacagtgatgtaataatctctctgggaGTGCACTACGTCTGTGCAACCACCAGGGGCGCTGTTGATTCCATCTCAACGTGTTTGCAACAACAATGCTGTACGTTCCAGAACATTACCACTATATTGTGGCATTGAAGAAAGAGATGCACTGACACTGAAACAGTTTGCACTGAAAACGATTCCAGTCTTCCGATTTCCCCTTTTTGTCCATCTTTTTTCCAGTGatggtgcttttattttttaattgtatgttTTCCCCTGCTTGCTACGCCTCTACACTGTCATTAAGTTAAGTTCAAACAAGACAACTGACTATGAAACGACGAAGGtgaaattgaaaaatgtcattggaaaaaataaaatcaccgCAAACGATTTTTTAAAGTCTGAATTaactaagcagggaagcccagaatTCTCTCTCCCGGgtcacttcgtccagctcctcctgaacACCTCCACAGGAAGGCGTCCgggaagcatcctgaccagacaCCTACCACCttatctggctcctctcgatgcggaggagcagcggttctactcagagcttctcccggatgacagtgcttctcaccttatctctaagggagagcccagccagccatactcatttcggccgcttgtacccgcaatcttgtggtttcggtcactacccaaagctcatgaccataggtgagggtaggaacgtagttcgaccggtaaattgagagctttgcctttcggctcagctccctcttaaCCACAaaggaccaatgcagagtccgcaccactgcagacgccgcaccaatccgcctgttgatctcacgttccatccttccctcactcgtgaacaagaccaaGGTAAATGTCACCTGGAAAATAAGCACTGTCACTGAAAAAAGATGGATATACAGGGGAAATGTGAAgacagacatttaaaaaaaccaaacattttattcagatgtttttttttactttataatGCAGTTTATTTTTCAATGGAACATTTTTCAGATACTCGTTTCAACATCACTTGACATCTTTTTCTAaccatgtttttttcaatttccctCCCAGACCTTTACTTTGAAAATGCCAGGACACAGCCATTAAGTGGAAATTCAAGGAAAGAAAACTAAATGTGAAAACCAGGAATATGAATTTGAAAAAAGatggacaaaaatgtaaaaagacaatattttatttagatattttttacattataatGTATTGTAATTTTCAATAACTTTTTCAGAgccattacagtgttccctcactctatcacggttcaccttttgtggattCGCTAaattttttagtgctttttttttttttattatagtgtcgtcacaggccgagcctggccttttaagaagaactgcattgtgggaagttgagtgtcgcTTTCTTCTCCCTTTCTCTCTGCAcagcccattgttttctgcgccctgattggctgtagaccactgtcaatcaatcactctcctgccatgtctcctgtgccATCTAGCTTGCTTGCAAATGAATCTTTCGaaggaggagtactgcagcaatttattttaacaaggatacaaaaacgctacagtgcaGCGGAACGGCGCTAGGATGAAAAATACacgagtgacttaatcatttcttgtgtccgacctgtagcttgatcattacaattcaaacgaaggttggaactttttaaagtgtttaaacaaatgtgcaaagttggctacttcgcggatttcgcttattgcgggctactttgggaacccatcccccgcgataaacaagggaacactgtacttgtTTCAATATCAATACATCTTTTTCTACAAtgccaacctttttttttcaatgccaAAATTGAATGGCAGTGGTCTGGCTCCAGAGCATAGCATAGCATTACATTTGTAAAACCACGATTCGTCAATAAATTCACAGTTAATTGCACACAGTCAATCAAGGAGTCACACTCCCATCGCTGACCCCAACCCCTGTAACTCACTGCAGCGTATCGTATCAATGCATACTTTTAGTTGCAAAAGCCTCTCGCGTGAGCACATGACGGACGGTAACTGCATGCATTCTTGTGCTTCTCTTTGTCGTCTGGCGACAAACCCCACAGGAGTCTGTGTCTGATGATGTGAAGATGAAAAGAATATAAAACGTGTCTCaaagcaggcaggcaggcaggatGCAGGCTTTATTGTCAATGTTGGACTAGCCTTAATAGTGCAAAGCACTGTTCCAAACATGGGAGGTAGTAGAGTCCTGCAGTAGTACACCTGCAGTATGCATAGAGACATACAGTACTATGGACATATCGACTCTGCTTTAATACCTCAGTGCTGTGTTGTATCACACTTGTgctatgtatatgtgtgtgtgtgtgtgtatatatatatatatatatatatatatatatatatatatatatataaaacatacatcAAGTTATAGTAATACAATCACATTGATCAGTGATTTATATATATAGGCTTTATATAACGCTGCTTATGATGTAATCCTATGGGAACATATACAGAAAGTTTGGCAATAATAGGACTGTTTTCATGTCACTTACAGTTAAATACAGGCTTCTTTTATTGTTGCATTTTGTGCTTCGTCCTCCGGCAGCTCCAGCAAGCTATCAGCATGCACTCCTTGGGTGGGAAGCCCTCAACGCCACCCCGGCCACGGTGCTCCACGCCCAAGTGGAGAACTTGGCCGGGCAGGTGCCCGCTCTGTTGATGTACTGGGTGGCGATGCGGTGGAGGCGTTTGGCACCGAAGGTATGGTAGTGTCCTGGCAGGACTTGGTCCACCTGGTCATTGCATTATTTGATTTAggttattcaaaaaataatatataatgatgTTACTATTATATGCACTAAGGACCGGCGGCtattgggttgtttttttattattatttaaacatGCTTGTAGTTAGACAAGGGTTTCCATGTCTGTCTGTCGAATTTATTTCATATCATTGGCagacatttgatttttttttatctgtgaaaggtgctatataaataaaaatggatgTACGCATTTGGAGCGGATGGCACCGTGACCAAAAACATCTTTAAATGATGTACAATGAAAATAATGGCACATTTTATTAGAAGAGCACTTTTCAGAGTCACAATTGTTATATCGGATGGCACTAGATTGTGCAGACAGTCACAATGTCCTACCTGCTCGCTGTCCACCAGCCCCACCAGACGCTCGCAGCTGCTGATGTAGTCGCTGACGTGGCTGTACGGCAGCCAGTCGATCATGGCGCCGTCGTACACTACGTCTCCGCTGAACAGCAGCTTGTTGTCGCGGTCATGGAGACAGATGCTGCCCCTGGAGTGACCCGGCATGTGAAGCACCGTCAGCTGTCTGTCGCCCAGGTTGATGACGTCACCTGCACAGGAGACATACACAAGATGAGTCAGGTGTGTGTGATGTTGGGTGTACTGATTTACCGATCCAGCGTGATGATAACGAGGGTTTAAGTCAGGTATGAATGGTGAGTCATGAATGGTGGAATGGTCCACCTGCACTGCAGCATTGTGACACAGCACAGTGTATCGTGCACAAATAAAGCAGGGACACAAAAGGAAGTGTCAACATGGAACCCCCTTGATGAATGACCTCTATTGTGTAGGCTTCTGTCACCTGTACACACACCATTCTTCACATGGCCTTCACTGGaatcatatttattttgtgtatgGGAGTGAGCTGGGGTAAGCTCCAGTtttatgaggacaagcggtatagaaaatggatgggagtCTGTAattgggtgtaccccgcttctagcccaaagtcagctgggatagactccaactCCCCTGTACAATAACGAGGACAAAGATtaaagaaaatagatggatggatggatgggagtcTGTGGTTAACTGGCAACcacccagggtgtaccctgatcggctgggataggctcaagctcACAAGCGGtttaagaaaatggatggatggattgtgatTGCGTTTAGCATTTGTGCAAAAAGCAATAATAAGTGGATACCCAGCCTTCTAATGCACTCTACACCCATTTCCAGATAATAGCACTGCAATCGACCGCCGGTGAGTGAGATCTATTTTACGACCTAGTCTTTTGATTACGTATCCTACCTTCCTGCAGGATATGTGTGGGCTGCACAGCCTTCACTTTGTAGTGCCTGGCCCTCCATCCAGGACTGGGAGCTTCGGCTATCTCCCTGTCACTCAGCCAGGTGACGGTCTCGTAGTTGTCCCCGTTAGCCAGAGCCTCCACCTCAGCGCTGTGGACGCCCACCTGTTGGAACTGATGCAGGCCTCCAGAATGGTC
Encoded proteins:
- the mblac2 gene encoding metallo-beta-lactamase domain-containing protein 2, with protein sequence MSAADWYAHKSLGDGLFWIQERFYQSQNRANIWLLRGSHQDVVIDTGLGLRSLPDYIDATGLLGKDPQRKNPLLAIATHAHFDHSGGLHQFQQVGVHSAEVEALANGDNYETVTWLSDREIAEAPSPGWRARHYKVKAVQPTHILQEGDVINLGDRQLTVLHMPGHSRGSICLHDRDNKLLFSGDVVYDGAMIDWLPYSHVSDYISSCERLVGLVDSEQVDQVLPGHYHTFGAKRLHRIATQYINRAGTCPAKFSTWAWSTVAGVALRASHPRSAC